tctgtcaTATATGTGTGACTGCTGCCAATTTGAATTGTTATTTGTATTATGTTGAATATTTGAATTGTTGCTTTTTATGGTGAACCACAGTTTTTGGGTGCCCAAGAATGGAAACACTAAAATTTACCCATGTTTAATCCATCAATGAGCCATAGTTCATAGACAGTCAGATGCAATAAGCATATATTTGCAAAACCGTGCTATGCAGATAAACATTAATATGAGCATCTAGTGGCTTAAAAATGGTGTGcagcagaagtagaaaaaagcttttgcttatACGAATAACTCTAGGAAAATATGCTCTACAGGTATAAAGGATTCTTGCAATAATACCTAAATCTATAGCAGGCCTTTTTGTGGCCATTATAACAGCAGAAGGTCACACTCCTGCCTAACATAGCTATGTAGGTGAAAGTCTTTTGTGTGTAGTAGAGACAACACATTTCAGATACAAACATCTTCAGTCACAATTTATTTAGTGCAGAATATTTCAAACCCAAAGACAATACAAGTCTTGTTATAGTAGATCTTATCTTGTTTAAATCTGTTGTCCCTTATTGAGCACTCTGGGAGGTGAGACAGCAATAGCCCAACAGGGTAGGTGATAGATCACCCCATCCTGGCACACTGTGGCATAGCCACATAGGGCAGGACATCAGCTGTGAGGGATTCAGAGCTCCCACATGTGCTTATACTTGAGACAAAGCAGGATATCTAGACCTTGCATAAGCACTGACATCATCAACTAATCTGTGAAAGTTATTTAAGAAATTACAGTGTTTTGTTGGGTTTGTAGTTGAAAGCAGACTTTTCACTGTTAAGTATCCTATTCCACTCACATAATAATTCACAGAGGTCTAGTCCCTGAAAACCTCAGCAACTTGCCTAAGATGGTCATTGGGATTCTCTCTGTAGTTAGTGGAAGGACAGAGGGACATCGCCAGAGAGcagcaaaatgtgtttgtaaaagaaaatgggtGAAATACCATCTGGAAatgcttttctcccttcccagggGTACCTGGGCCATTAACATAGAACAGACACTGAGTTTTGAGGCAATGAATACTGAAGGAAGTAAATCTCGCCCAGAGAGATTAGTGTGGCCCTgagccatatatatatatatatagccatATCAGCTGGCTCTGAGCCATAAATATGTAATACTAAAGAGACCCTCTGTTAATATTTGAGTAGTCCTCAGTACTAAACTAGTTTGTTTCGCTATATTGAAATAAACAACAGATACAGCAACTAGGGAAATGAAGTATAAAGTTGTTAGCACTATTTCCTCAGACCCCACTGGGTAATTGAAGAAAGGTAGGTATATCTTGTAAAATGCATCAAATAATGCTTTTGCCTGGACAATAAATCTTTCTAAAAAACACTCTATGTGACTTGACAGGTTTGATACCAAATTTAACCAAATGGGTTCCCTCCTACACCTCCCTCATCCAACTATAACTATGCTGACTCATTTGCAATACTTATTTTTGGCATGTGGTATTTTTCTGAACATCAGTTTCTAAATATCAAGTTACTTGGAAACAGGAATTAAAACTCTGTTTCTGATGCAGACCTTTTGTGCCTCTTAAGTCACCCAACAAAGTGACGTTAAGTCAATCTCTTACATTAAGACCTAACGAGAACAAATATGAATCTGTTTGCTTTATACAGGCACTTTAAATATCAATGTGTTTATCACAGTAGTAGAGTTTCTTTATGACCTCCTTGTGTAAAATTGCTCCCTTCTTGGCCTGGGATTGTGTCCTTACTGCCATGCAGCGGGCATCCTGTCCCATCCCCTGGGAGCTACTTGTGTCTCAGTAtgtgctccctccctgccttggGAGTTTCCACACATTTGAGGAGTCTCATTTGCTTCAACATCTGTGAGCAGGTCCCCTTGCAAGTCCacatgcttttgttcttttttcttgcacTAGGGAGGCAAAGCAGCAAATTACTCTCTCCACGTTCTTAAGATGAAATCCAatctctttcttaaaataaaaacaaaataaaaaattaaatataaaataaaataaacaactttCTGGAAATAGTGTTTTCCACCAAGTCTACTTTGGCTAATCCTGTGTGCTTTCCTCCCTCCACTAAATGTTAAAACTAAAAGCTAAGGCAGATCCTTTCTTTGAGCTTCCGTCTATACCTGCCTTTTTATGGTTTCCATTATGCAGAGTACAGGTGTTACTTAAAATGCACCACTGCACAGGCTAACAGCAGAcacaaaacagagacaaaatcAACAGGTAACACAACTTATCTCCTTGTACTTTGGTACCTTCTCTAGTTACCTATTATTGACTCTAGCCCATCTCTGACCAGGGATGAATGACTGAGCAGCTGTACCCTTTTCAAAACATACTCCTTTAGAACTAATTGGTAAAATGTAATGAGCTTGTGAAAACAAAGTCACTGGAAATCATTCAAAGCCAGGCACAAGCTCAGTCAGAACAAGGTGGTGTTCTGTAAATCACTCTCTTATCCTCTGGATGGGAACACAGCTGCTCAGCACTAACACGGGATGAATTAAAAACACACCCAGAGTGAACCCATCCTGTTTTTTCACTCCCTCCCTGTGGCTGCTCCAAGAAAAGCGTGGCAGTTCAAGTAATAAATTAGAAGAAGAGAGGTTTGCTGGGGTCATGCAGCTGAAGTAAAGTACACAAAAGAAACAGTCCATGGAGCTGTTAacctttttcctgtctttttctttgcacagactTTGTTTCAGACTGGTCTCCTTTACATGATGCCTCTATCCGTGGGCGCCTGCTTACTCTAAAGAAACTCATCAGCCAGGTAACCCTCTGCTAGGTTGATATGATCTCTGATGGGTTTGTATGGTTGCTGAATGCAGTTTGAGTTTCACTGTGACGCATCCAGGGCGAGAAAATTGCTTTGACCAGAATGCAGTGAGGTCTGCctgtaatgcatttttttattttttaacaaacgGTTCCTTGCCTTGCACGAGCTCTGTGCACTGAGCCAAAGAAGTGTAGAAACATCCTGTTTCTGATACCATCCGAAGTGCCTGAGGGTACCGGGGGCCCCTGTCCCCCCTGCAAAAGGCCACAGCTGGGGAGAAGCAATTTCTGAACCTCACTGCTCCATTCCCTCAAAACTCTTGGATTTAGCCTGTGGAGAGTTGTTGGAAACTCTTCCAGCTTAAACTTCTGGAGCACCAAGGCTGCTAGAAAGAAAAGATCCTGTGGTAGAATCAAGCCAGTGGTTTCTGCTATAAGGATATCTGTATTGTTCCATTGGACagtcccctgcctgcagctttctgcattGATTAGCAGTGGGTGGAAGGCATAACCTTTAGTATGCTCTGACTGTACCTATTCcagctgaagcagcacagcCTCTTTCCTTGCTTGCCAATTGAGATGAGATGAGTAACTCCAAGCTGTTGAGGAAActgtgattaaataaaaatttcaggATCATTGAAAAAGggtgatgttttttgtttttgttcttgttggtgggtttttttgtttgtttgttttggtttgttttgcagttgcttgtaatgatattttctattatttcttcagGGGAGTGATGTTAATCTTGTTACAACAGACCAGGTGTCTCCCCTCCATGAAGCCTGCCTAGGTGGTCATGCTGCTTGTGCAAGTGTCCTATTAAAACATGGTGCTAAGGTAAGTACACCTTGGGCAGGTCACTGTCTCCAGCGTTAGCATGTTTTATAATGACAAATTAATGCTAGGtcataggatcacagaatggtttgggttagaagggaccttaaagaccatctaattcagcccccctgccatgggcatggacacctcccaccagaccaggttgcccaaggcctcatccagcctggccttgaacacctccagggatgaggcatccacagcttctctgggcaacctgtgccagtgcctcaccacactctgagggaagaatttcctccttatatccaatctaaatcttccctcttttagtttaaagccactaccccttgtcctatcactacaggCTCTGGTAAAATgtctctccatctttcttataagtccctttcaagtactgaaaggctgcagtgataTTTCCCTGGAGTCTTCTTTTCCCCAGGTtgaacagccccagccctctcagcctttcttcactgGAGAGGTGCTTCATCCTTCTGATCATTGTGGGCCTCCTCTGGATCCTTTCTAGATGGTGTACAGTTTCACTATTTACATTCTGTACTTATTTCATCCTAAAGTACCTATGTTATAAAAAGTAATTCTTAACAAAGCAATCCAAAAAGAGCAGCTATAAACAgcagctatttttgttttttagaccAAGGTGCgatattttcataatttactGAAAGAATAACTCGGAAGTTCCTCTTGCAAATGATTTATAATCTTGTAAAAATCAGTGCATATTCTATATTTTGCACACAGTAATCCTGTTGGCATCAATATGCAGAGTCTTAAGTAGAGTTGTAATAGTCAAAAGATCAGATGATGATACTATGTGAGGAAAATGGAGATATATGTAAAGTAAAGTGATGAAATGAATATGTCTCGTCGCCTCTACTTTTCAAGCTAATGGTGAAATTTATAGTgaataagaaaattaactcaTTGTACATATATTactcttcagttaaaaaaatattaaaaagggcTGCACACTTTTAGCTAAAAATGGATGGTTTAGGACAGGGCAATAGGCAGGTGAATTTCAGCTGAGGTAACAGGAATGGACACGCATGTCTCAGTAACTCCCAAGAGATCTTGTAGCAGCACcagctaaacatttttttttttttcaggaggaaacACTTGGAGGCGAGATTTTTACAGAtttgtttaatgtttgttttaatacaaagtATTAATCCTCAGGAGCAGTAGGCAGTTTTTgccaagaataaaataaaaattattgaaaacGCTGTTTTCTGTTGAGGGCAAATCTCAGctattctgaaacaaacaaaaatcttactTGTGagttgttttgtcttttcttttcccaggtgAATGGAGTGACTGTTGACTGGCACACTCCTTTGTTCAGCGCCTGTGTCAGTGGCAGTGTGGCTTGCTTGAATTTACTGCTGCAACACGGAGCCAGCCTGCACCCGCCCTGTGACTTAGCATCCCCCATCCATGAAGCTGCTAAGAGAGGTAACCCCATGGGTGTCAGCACTATTTTACAAGTTGGTAGCAGCTAGATGAAGTGGAAAAGAGATAAAGAAGATCCTTTTTGTGATTTAGGCCATGAGTTATTCCTCCCTACTTGCTCTCGTCATGGTGCAGTTCCTCCCAGTCGTGGTGCTCATCAAGAgctgctcagctcagctcttGGGGCCTCTGGGTTCATGTGGTGACACCTGGCAGGGGATGCATTGTCCAAATCAGCTGTTTTAGATGTAGACATCTGTGAGAGTTGTCTGGCCATCTTCAAGAGCAGTGGAGAGAAATATGACATGATTCGTCTCATCTTCAGTAGATATCTGAAATGAGTCAGATAAAATGTGGGGGCTTTAGCCTGTTTTCTAACTGTGGATTTGCAGTTCTTGTTTCATGGTTAAAAACACTGGATTAGGGGAGTGGATGAAAGTATTACCCTATCACCTCTTGACAAAAGAGTGAGTCTTTGCCAAATTACACTGCTGCAACAGAGAATTTGGACTGCTGCAAAATGCTTGATCTCTGTGAGTTGACTCTGCCTTTATCCCTTTTAAGGTCATGTGCAATGTGTTGAGATCCTCGTGTCCCATGGGGTGAACATAGATTATAACATCAAACATCTGGGTACTCCGCTTTATGTAGCTTGTGAGAACCAACAAGTCAACTGTGCCAGGAAGCTGCTTGAGTcaggtaaaaaggaaaataaaggatggtgttctttcctttcctgtagcATCCATCATTGGATTCTCCTTGCATCAAAGACTTAGAGCAGTACCTGCTTTTGGACCTGGAGATGTTTTGCTCTCAGTGGCAGCCCTGGATAAACAGGGTAGCAGTGTAAGACAGGGCATTCATGACACAGGAACTGAGCTTTACAGCTCCCAGCAAATGATGGGTGATCCTGGATTTCACGCTGCCAGCGGTGCCTAGGACAACAACTTTTCTGATGTCCGTGTATGTGCTGCTGTAGCGTTTGAAGAGGATAGGAAgaaacttccttttttgttcctttctctttatCCAAAAGAAATGATTCAATGACTTTTACATACcatttttgcaaacattttagTTCTCACTAAGTTCATAAAAAGTCTGCAACGTTTTCAACACAGAGTAAAAACATTCAGTATTGTATTCTTTGCCTCAGACAAACCCAGCTGCAAATCTAAGCTCTTGGGTTCAAGGCCATTTTTTATCTACGGTAGTTCATCTCTTCTAACCAAAGGAACCATATAACCTAATGTAACCACATAGCTCATGCAAAAAAGATGGACCAACAAAACccccttgaaaaacaaacaagcaaataatgACACTTAAATGACCTTATGTTTTATATATCacagtgatttttgttttaagaaatcaaacacaatctaaatataaatttttgtctattgttttctgtttttttcttttttttttctgttctctatGTACAGGAATGcgtactttaaaaatgttataaatagTTTGGAATTGGTTCTGCAGCTCATCCTTGTGTTTTATGAACCATTAGCCCAGGCTTACAGATTGGGAGCACTTGGGAATCAGAGAGTACTTACACTCTACTCTGTCAAGGGCCTCTAGAATTTTCCATCCTcatgttttttcccccagcatATTGGGTAACTCAGAACTTGGAAATCCCACCAGTTTAAGCCTCCGATATAGAGCAGATTGAAATACTGCATGTATTTTAAGGGAATGGTTTGCTGGGGTGGGGAGCAAGGTGGGCCATAGGTGGAACTACATCTTTGCCCTGTTTCAGGAGGGTCTGTGGGCTGGGCTGTGGATGAAAGACTTCCTCATGTACTGGTTTTCTGGGATAATTTTCTTGGTCATGACCCCACTAGCTTCCCAAACAGCACAAGTCGTGTACGTGCAAGCTGTGGGACCAAGCCCTAAAGCAGAGAAGTCCACATCTAGGTGGACACTACAGTCTTTAGAGATTATTCAGAGAAATAGCAGCAGGAAATGGAAAGAGGTTATGCTGTAGTCATTATTCATTGTCATCTCTTCATATTCAGGAGCAAATGTGAACAGCGGCCAGGGCCTGGAGTCCCCACTGCATGCAGCCGCCAGGAGTTGCAGTGAGGAGCTGGTGATGCTGCTGATTGACTTTGGAGCAGACATTTGGGCAAAGAACGCCAAAAGCAAGAGGCCGATGGAGCTGGTTCCACCTGGAAGCCCTTTGGGTCGTCTGTTCCTGCAGAAAGAAGGTGCCCTTTAGCGcttgttttgttcatttaatgCATGTgatagtgtgtgtgtgtgcgtgtatatatatatatatatatatatatatatatagctacACAGATCTTCTAGTTTATTGGtctttactttcatttttggGCCAAAACCTTGTGTAGATGCAAAAATATCGTTAAAACAATAGACTCTGTGTTAGCTGTTGTTTTGTGGTGATTAAGGAAAACTAAACAAGAAtgataaaatgaatatatatatactagtttttgtttgtcttgtttgtttgcttttaaaggcCAAAATGATGTGCTTGAATAATCCAGTATTATCAAGCTGTAGGCTTGACCCTTAGGAAGTGATTAATTTGCAGCTGTAAATGAAATAGTCTCCAGacccttttattttattggttaTGAATACTTCAATGAATTATGGAGAGAAATTTTACTTACTATTCTTGAGGAAAACTAGAATAAATTCTCTAGTGTCTGCTTGTTGGAGTACTTATGTTCTACTTTAGCTGTTCTCATTCAGTCAGTAAGCTATACACATTGCTAAATAATCTGGATTTTGATCATTTTAAACAAGTTTCTCATGGTGTGGTCCACAATTCTATTATGCCAGTTAATATTGATGTGACTGTTGTCATAAACAGATTTACACCAAGGTAAAACTGGCAATAAAGCGATGAATCAGGCCCTGCATGGAAcagtaatatgaaaataatagcaTGAAAACAACTGAGCTGTGCATGGTATGTTATGTGCAGTAGATATTTGGTTTCTCAGCCTAATCTATGATGCACAGAGTGGTGATCTTTTCAAGCTCAAGTCCCTGCTGCATTAGACTCATGACTCCCATGGTACCACATGTGTCCTGTTTatttgagataaaaaaaaaaaaaaaaacatttcaggcaCACCCTGTGGAGCTTGCATGAGAAACTCTTATGCAGCTGAGCTGGCAGCTTGGGCAGTAAGGATCTTTTCTAAGTGTAATTCAGCAACTGAAATCAGAAGCGATGAATGCCTGAAGGGCATTTTACAACTGACTggtgttttctgctgttctccagCATTCCTTTTCCTGAATAGGGTCATGCCCGATCAGCAGCTGATGTCTGATTCCTTTGGCTGGTTGAATGGCTGCAACACGTGAGAGGGCTGCACACGTTGCACCCTCTGGCCTCACGTGGAGGTTTGGAAATGTGCTGTGGGTTCAGAGTCACCTTGCGAGgctcacagccccacagcatCATCACGCACAGCTTGTGCACCTCCTCCCCATACACACCACCACATACCCTGCTGGCATTGCAGCGAGGGTCCTATGTGCAAAGCTCAAGGCTAGCTAACAATGCAAATTGGCAATGTAGTTTTGAAGAGTTCACTTGCACTTGCTATTTCTGTTGCCATACTCGTTCCACACTTCACTCCTCCACCAGTGTTGACACTTCAGCTCCTCTGCTCACTACCACCTTGTCCACCACGCAGACAGGCATCACTGGTAGCACCTAAGCACCTACACcgttccctcccagctccctcttGCTTTCTACACCATTTCCTCTTATCTCCTTCCCACTCCTGTCTGAGTCTCCCTTGTCTGTGCTCACTGCCTGCCTGTATCTGCCCTTCTTATCTGCCTCCTGAAAGTTCCCTCACTGCCCTTGGTGCTGGTCACCCTGCATGTGGCACGTGGCCGTGCAAATGACAGGCTGGGGGGCTGGATGGTAGCAGGAGCTGCAGTAAAAGCACTGCACAGGATCTACCTTTCACAGAAAGGATACACCTCCCAAATAAGCCTTTAATGCCATTATActtacataaattaaaaaaaataaaaggcactaCGGATTCTTCAGCAGGGATTGTATTTATCGTCATGGGACTGGTTAATTGGAAAGTTTAAATTAAGGAttatatagtttttcttttgctatgtGTTTGCCACTATTATGAAATAAGTCTCAAGAAAGCAGTGGACTGCAAACTTGGATCTCAGTAAAGGTCTGGGTGGAAAGACTGGAAGGAAGCATCGATCATCTCTTCTTAGTACAAGCTGCTTCACAATTGTGTGACTTAGAAGGGAATGATGCTGTTAATACTAATTATGTCTGTGTAATGACAGAGAGTGATGAGGCTTGAACTGTATCACAGGCAGGCTGACGTTCTTTGGTAGACATCAGTCTGGCTTTCACTGCCAAGTGTGTTGGGGGGGCTGAATATCAATGGTGGATCTTGGCGTGATAATGCCATGTGTGTAACCTCTCTCCTGACTCTCTCTCCAGGGCCGCTGTCCTTGATGCATTTATGCCGCCTGTCCATCAGGAGGTGCTTTGGACATAAGCAGCACCAGAAAATAACTGGTCTTCTCCTCCCAGATGAGCTGAAACGTTTTCTTCTCCATGTTTAAGCCTTTCGAGTTTAAAGTGGTGCCTTAATAACACAGCAAGGTTTGTTGAGGAAAGACTTCCCATCAGTAGTGTTGCCAATATGCAGTGTTAATTTATGATAGCTGTTGTCTCTAGTAGAGCCCTCAGTCCAGGAAGGATGGGAACAACCAACTTGCTGAGTCCTCCCAGCCACCACCCCCAGCAAACCAGTAACTTGAAAAGGAGATAATGGCTGACAACACCTTACCAAGAAAATTCATATCCCAGCCTGGCAGGAACAGCATTTTGTGTGCATTAAACTCTAAGGATAGCTGCACTTTTTCTGTGTAAGCAGGGCTTACGGATGTGAGGGCTGCATCCACACCACTGTAAGGTAAGGAAAGGGAACCCAGCTGAACCTACTTTCAAAGCAAGCAAGGCCCTCTGGCaggtgttatttattttctatgtatATCACGCTGCAGATAGATGAGCACCAACCACCAATCATCTGCATTTAGGCCAGGAtctgaaatacacatttctgcCATGACAGCAAGTAAgtcactgctgctggcagctccccaCAGTGCGGTAATAAtggaggaaatgtttttaatcatcCATTTATATCACTTATTCCTGTTGCTCTGAGACATAAGGGAGCCCCACCTCACtattacatatattttccttgtagcatattattttttcaagggCACAGGCTAACAGGCTATCGCTTGCAGGTGTTAAACACTCCCCCTTTCTGCCCTGAGTATTCAGCGACATTTCCTAAGTATTTCTCAGCATgcatctgaaaaacaagagCTTCTATCTCCCTTCCCAtccaagaaaaaagaacatcttGAGAGTAAGataatttgttttttgaaaagtttctaCCTCATTCATAGCATTTTGTATGGCAGTAATAATAGCAGGACCTCTAATGAGTGGTTATAAAATGAACAATATAAATAGTGAAACTAAAGTCCATTCCAAATTAAAAGTACAATAGATAATTTCTGCCCCTCTCTCCATTGCTGAGCTGCAGGTGCAGTGTATAAGACTCACAAATGCACATTATGTATGCAGTTCTTATTCCACTGAGgtcataaaaatgaatatttcctCCAGCTAAATTTCAATagtggctgtttttctttccctcccagAAAGCTGTCCTGCTGCCACAAACCAAAGCGCAGTTACAATCACTCTGTGCTCTCCTGGATTCTCCCATGGGAATACTGACTATCCAACAGGCACGAGACTGAGGATGATGGTCTAGTTCTTCCGCCACCAGCCTCATCCTACCTCCATCTCTGGACCACTGTGCACCTGCAGGGTTGTTGCACGTGTGCCAGAGGGGCAGGCCAAGCACTTGGGTGATTTTGgagatccttttcttcttcacttaGCTATGAAGACTCCTGCAAGAGTGAGCTCGGTGTGCACAAACTGCAGTGAAATCATGAGCAATGAGATACAGACAGTCCTCATCTCGTGTTAGTGGAGAGAGCAGCAGCCTTCAAATACACACACAGTTCTGGTGTTTGCtggtgtgcgtgtgtgtgcagaGCCAGCCTTCCTTTTGCTTATGAGAAGTATGAGAGGAGGGACCAAAGGCTACACCTGGGTACTTGTATTTGTTGTAAAGAACAGTTCAGATACTCAGCTGGACAACACAACTACTGGCTGCAGGTGTTCTCCGGTATAAGCGTTTAATTGTTGTGCTGACcaaacacagcaggagcagTTCCTTTGGCTTGTGGGACACTAAATTGTACCCTATTGAGACAAAATGAGAAGTACAGTCAGGTCCTTACAATTCCTTTTTATGGGATATGGACATCTAGACATCTTCACTGATCTGACCCAATTCATCACATGTTATCTGAGCCATATAAAAAATCACTGGCTGGTTTAAGATGGCCATCTAtactctttctttcctgctgggggaaaaaaatagacatttgtCTTCATATGCTGATTGAAAGGTGTCTTGTATGGGTAGATCCTTTTAAAATCACTATCATGCATAAGCTGAATCTCCGTTGAACAGGCAGGGAACAGACAGCTAACCCAGTGCTTAACTTTTTGAAGATGAAAGTGAAGTATGAAGAATCCCTGTTTTGGTCACACATCTGAAA
This is a stretch of genomic DNA from Cygnus atratus isolate AKBS03 ecotype Queensland, Australia chromosome 1, CAtr_DNAZoo_HiC_assembly, whole genome shotgun sequence. It encodes these proteins:
- the ASB9 gene encoding ankyrin repeat and SOCS box protein 9, which translates into the protein MDDEGTSQNASKSQGVGGQVSATSPSLLLMRDFVSDWSPLHDASIRGRLLTLKKLISQGSDVNLVTTDQVSPLHEACLGGHAACASVLLKHGAKVNGVTVDWHTPLFSACVSGSVACLNLLLQHGASLHPPCDLASPIHEAAKRGHVQCVEILVSHGVNIDYNIKHLGTPLYVACENQQVNCARKLLESGANVNSGQGLESPLHAAARSCSEELVMLLIDFGADIWAKNAKSKRPMELVPPGSPLGRLFLQKEGPLSLMHLCRLSIRRCFGHKQHQKITGLLLPDELKRFLLHV